From Aquisalimonas asiatica, the proteins below share one genomic window:
- the dusA gene encoding tRNA dihydrouridine(20/20a) synthase DusA gives MTRPTQPDHQTAPEAAIDRRLSVAPMMDCTDRYARFLLRLVTGKTLLYTEMVPAAAIVHGRVDLFLAFDPREHPVAIQFGGSDPRELAECARWAHRYGYDEVNLNVGCPSDRVQSGRFGACLMAEPDRVGDCVAAMADASPLPVTVKTRIGIDNMDSWAFLRDFVGAVAERGCRSFTIHARKAWLQGLSPKQNREIPALDYDRVYQLKAAFPDLEIAVNGGVTSVDAACAHLQRVDGVMIGREAYHNPYMLADADRRIFGAEGGPPSRRDVLDAYLPFVEEQMRQGAPLNAMSRHVLGLFQGVPGARAWRRYISENAHLPGAGPDVLEAAAARVQDGGHRAAG, from the coding sequence ATGACCCGACCCACACAGCCCGACCACCAGACCGCACCGGAGGCCGCCATTGACCGGCGCCTGAGTGTGGCGCCGATGATGGACTGCACGGACCGGTATGCCCGCTTCCTGCTGCGGCTGGTGACCGGCAAGACGCTGCTGTACACCGAAATGGTGCCTGCCGCGGCGATCGTCCACGGCCGGGTTGACCTGTTCCTGGCATTCGACCCGCGGGAGCATCCCGTGGCGATCCAGTTTGGCGGCTCCGACCCGCGGGAACTGGCCGAGTGCGCCCGCTGGGCGCACCGTTACGGTTACGATGAAGTCAACCTGAATGTCGGCTGTCCCAGTGACCGGGTCCAGTCGGGGCGCTTCGGCGCCTGCCTGATGGCCGAGCCCGATCGCGTCGGGGACTGTGTCGCGGCCATGGCCGATGCCTCGCCGCTGCCGGTGACCGTCAAGACCCGTATTGGCATCGACAACATGGATTCCTGGGCGTTTCTGCGGGACTTCGTCGGGGCCGTGGCGGAGCGCGGTTGCCGGAGCTTCACCATTCATGCCCGCAAGGCGTGGCTGCAGGGGCTGAGCCCGAAGCAGAACCGCGAGATCCCGGCACTGGACTACGACCGTGTCTACCAGCTCAAGGCGGCATTTCCCGACCTTGAGATCGCCGTGAATGGCGGGGTCACTTCGGTGGATGCGGCCTGTGCGCATCTGCAGCGGGTGGATGGTGTCATGATCGGTCGCGAGGCCTATCACAACCCCTACATGCTGGCGGACGCGGATCGGCGGATTTTCGGCGCAGAGGGCGGGCCGCCGTCGCGCCGGGACGTTCTGGATGCCTACCTGCCGTTCGTGGAGGAGCAGATGCGCCAGGGTGCGCCGCTCAATGCCATGAGCCGCCACGTGCTCGGGCTGTTTCAGGGGGTGCCCGGGGCGCGGGCGTGGCGCCGTTACATCAGTGAAAACGCGCACCTGCCGGGCGCCGGGCCGGACGTTCTGGAGGCGGCTGCGGCGCGTGTCCAGGACGGGGGGCACCGCGCAGCGGGCTAA
- a CDS encoding L,D-transpeptidase family protein yields the protein MTRLLTALLFLLTSATASASDAWILVDTQRQEIRVFEDGYEALHLPRIAIGRGGVSELRQRGDRTTPLGEFRVAWINEDSDFHLFFGLDFPHFSHARMAYNQGLMEQEEFFSIIDAVRDRRLPPQRTALGGHIGIHGIGNGDRDLHNRANWTQGCVAVTNEEMDKLAEFVDVGTRVVITAEKDITALIPSYER from the coding sequence ATGACCCGGCTGCTGACTGCACTGCTCTTTCTGCTCACTTCGGCCACCGCCAGCGCAAGCGACGCATGGATACTCGTTGACACCCAGCGTCAGGAGATCCGGGTGTTCGAGGACGGCTACGAAGCACTGCACCTGCCGCGGATCGCCATCGGCCGCGGCGGCGTGTCCGAGTTGCGCCAGCGAGGCGACCGCACCACGCCCCTGGGCGAGTTCCGGGTTGCCTGGATCAACGAGGACAGCGATTTCCACCTCTTCTTCGGGCTGGATTTCCCCCACTTCAGCCACGCCCGGATGGCCTATAACCAGGGGCTGATGGAGCAGGAGGAGTTCTTCTCCATCATCGACGCCGTGCGTGACCGGCGACTGCCCCCGCAGCGCACGGCCCTCGGCGGCCACATCGGCATCCACGGGATCGGCAATGGCGACCGGGATCTGCACAACCGTGCCAACTGGACCCAGGGCTGCGTGGCGGTCACCAACGAGGAAATGGACAAGCTCGCCGAGTTCGTCGACGTGGGCACCCGCGTCGTGATCACCGCCGAGAAGGACATCACCGCACTCATTCCGTCATACGAGCGTTGA
- a CDS encoding TatD family hydrolase: MSLIDIGVNLTSDAFKADRDAVITRAREAGLEALIVTGTSARESEKAEALTREHTDTLYATAGVHPHGAKGYGQDAATTLRALAQSPGVVAIGETGLDFNRDFSPRPAQETAFTRQLELAAELGLPVFIHQRDAHDRLRAILAEYRDHLVDAVVHCFTDTRQALWDYLDMDLHIGITGWLCDERRGRELQEIVGDIPAERLMIETDAPYLVPRDLRPKPDKGRNEPAFLPHIAAAVAHHRGESVEVVSATTTANARRFFRL; this comes from the coding sequence ATGAGTCTCATCGACATCGGCGTGAATCTCACCAGCGACGCTTTCAAGGCGGACCGCGACGCGGTCATCACCCGTGCCCGCGAGGCGGGACTTGAGGCGCTCATCGTCACCGGCACCAGCGCCCGGGAGAGCGAGAAGGCGGAAGCGCTGACCCGGGAGCACACGGACACGCTGTACGCCACGGCCGGCGTGCACCCCCACGGGGCCAAGGGGTACGGTCAGGATGCCGCCACCACCCTGCGGGCACTGGCGCAGTCACCGGGCGTGGTGGCCATCGGTGAAACCGGGCTTGACTTCAACCGGGACTTCTCGCCCCGCCCCGCCCAGGAAACGGCATTCACGCGGCAGCTCGAGCTGGCCGCGGAACTGGGGCTGCCGGTATTCATCCATCAGCGTGACGCCCACGACCGCCTGCGCGCCATTCTCGCGGAATACCGCGACCACCTGGTAGACGCAGTGGTTCACTGCTTTACGGATACCCGGCAGGCACTGTGGGATTACCTGGACATGGACCTGCACATCGGCATCACCGGCTGGCTCTGCGACGAACGCCGCGGGCGGGAGCTACAGGAGATCGTGGGTGATATCCCGGCGGAGCGGCTGATGATCGAAACCGACGCCCCCTACCTGGTACCCAGGGATCTGCGCCCGAAACCCGACAAGGGGCGGAACGAGCCGGCGTTCCTGCCGCACATCGCGGCCGCCGTCGCGCACCATCGCGGGGAATCGGTGGAGGTGGTGAGCGCGACCACCACGGCGAATGCGCGGCGTTTCTTTCGCCTCTAG
- a CDS encoding glutaredoxin family protein, with product MVDEQPDQNHRPPFVLYGTLGCHLCEDAARLLFDVLPVDGVTVEEIDIAHDEHLMAEYGERIPVLRRRRDGRELDWPFSTEDVLTLD from the coding sequence ATGGTAGACGAACAACCGGATCAGAACCACCGCCCTCCCTTCGTTCTCTACGGCACCCTCGGCTGCCACCTGTGCGAGGATGCGGCAAGACTGCTTTTCGACGTCCTCCCTGTGGACGGTGTCACGGTAGAGGAGATCGATATTGCCCATGATGAACATCTCATGGCTGAATACGGCGAACGGATCCCGGTTCTCCGTCGGCGCCGCGACGGGCGTGAACTGGACTGGCCGTTTTCAACCGAAGACGTTCTGACCCTGGACTAG